The proteins below are encoded in one region of Pseudophryne corroboree isolate aPseCor3 chromosome 8, aPseCor3.hap2, whole genome shotgun sequence:
- the LOC134947985 gene encoding uncharacterized protein LOC134947985: MEETNILEMQPLMQGMSAPAPVSTPPQQSTPPPQHSPTTPGTQGPDQVFWSLWARQQATNEDCLRKQTQMFANLPSHLRRIPRNLSRQNEQTTRIGNTMELMRTDITQVMGNLQRIMEEQHRQQQSYMSIFQNSQKINESLFRIVDNQNAATRELNATLTNLNETLRCMHQQQTSSSSGTTTPNITPASSPPRRSTRARQHDSAKGKGQDKQPPKKSEKITS; encoded by the coding sequence atggaggagacaaacatcttagaaatgcagccattaatgcaaggaatgagcgccccagcacctgtgagtacaccaccacaacaaagcacaccaccaccacaacacagcccaacaacaccaggaacacaaggccctgatcaggtgttttggtctctttgggctagacagcaggccactaatgaagattgtctgcgtaagcagacacaaatgtttgcaaacctaccatctcacctcagaagaataccaagaaatctgagtagacaaaatgaacaaacaaccagaataggcaataccatggaactcatgcgtacagacattacacaggtcatgggcaacttacagcgcataatggaagaacagcacagacaacagcaaagttatatgagcatttttcaaaacagtcaaaagattaatgaaagtttattccgaatagtagacaatcaaaatgctgctacacgtgaactcaatgccaccctcactaacctgaatgaaacactcagatgcatgcaccaacagcaaacaagcagcagttctggtacgactactccaaatatcacgccagcctcatcaccaccaagacgctccaccagagcacgacaacatgacagtgctaaaggcaaagggcaggacaagcagccacccaaaaaaagtgaaaaaataacaagttag